ATAAACGTATAATCTACAAGAAATTAGAACTATCAAACATAACTAATTCAATCATAGTTTTATAAGTGAATCAAAAAGAGAAGAATTTGAAGTATTTTTGGTAAAGAGATCATTTTCAATACACCTGTAACtcgaaaaaacaagaaaagtatAATCTACGGCGAATTTAAAGTTAATATATTTTGCAACTATATGTTGTCTGAAGCTGGAAGATACGTTTAACAAGGGAAACAATGCTGCCtgctctttttaattttttattataaagagGATTTATATGTTTGATATGGATTAAGACATAAACTTTGAAAACAACTATACAAGCAATCACAAACCTCCAAGGAATTTGGTTGTAACTTATACAACCAAGAACTCATGGGCGTAACAAACAACCACAAAAATTAATACTCGCTCCGTCCCATATTCGTTGTCTACTTTTCTCTTTACATTTTGCTTAcgaaatcataaataaagacaattttactaatttactccATAATAAGCTTTTTTCAGAGTTTACAAACACTTTTTTAAAAGAACTAGTTGTAAaggtaaaatgaaaaaatttaatcaattatgttCTGGTTTTgtaaattgacaagtaatttaGGACAACTATTTATAATAAAGTGGACAATTTAGAGTGTACGTAAAATCTACGTACACTCTATCTTTCCCAGGTACCTTTTCCGGGATttcactaaatatattattgttggacaactaatatgaaacTGAGAAAGGAGTAGTAACTTTGTAAGCAATATATAAAGGGGGCTTAATGACTTTGTGAAGATACAAGTTTATTAGTAGCAACACAACTAGCAAATAAAAGTACAAGATAAACCAAATGGACCAAAACCAAACAccatcatcatcaacaacaacaacaatgaacCAAAACCAAACATCATCAACTAGTACTACATTTTCTTCACTAATGATTGGCTTGAAACCACTAGTGGGATCTCTAGTGATGAGACTCATAACATTTAGCTGCTTGTTGGTGTCATTGATTGTCATGGCTACTAATAGTTTTGATACATTTAACATTTATGGTTTACCAATCAAGGTTGATTCCACTGACATTCATGTTTACCGGTAAAACTACTTTTTCCCTTTACAATACACTTCATCACTTTGTGTGTGTTCGGTACGAACGAAAGTATTTTCCAATATTCTCTTGTTCGGTAAGAAAACGAGTTTTttgaaaatgaggaaaatgacttctctAGTGGAAGTATGGAAAATAGATTCCACAAGTGACATTTCAACTTGCTTGTGTCCCCACCACCCTCTAGCACACCTCATCTTCACCCAGGTCCCTAGTTTGTTTTACGGTGAATTACTCCTATAAATGaatgtgtatatattttattgatttttcatCGCACATCGGAGCCTGACTAAATTCAGAGTCGCGCATTAGAGGACTTGATTAAATGAATGTGTATATGCTTTTTTTACTTatcctaattatttttattttttggatgcAGTTATATGATAGCTGCAGATGTGATTGGAATGGCCTACACATCGTTACTAATTGTGTTAATATTTTTCCATGTGAAATCTGGAAGTCCCATTGATGGTGGTCTTGCTTATTTTGAATTCTATGGTGATAAGGTATGTAAATCAATGATGACAaggttttgaaataattatcaatGATCTCGGGTTTAAGCTCTGGTAGTGACAATTTTTTAGTAATGTGTTTTTTCGTTTTAATAGACCTTAATGTGGTTCGAGTTTGAATTAATTGGGGTCTCAATAGGGCTATCAAACACTCggtggaaaattgaaaaaacacaCTTTATCCCAATGTTTCGAGGTGTCTAAGTTTCCTACCtaaattattatcaattatttaTCGAAACACACTCCAACTATCTATTGTTTCCTTTTTCTACTTGAAATATCACCATTGTTTAGGAATAATTGATAATTGAACtgtgttttgataaatagtttGTGAAAGTTCAAATAGAAAATTTGCACACCTAATAGTGCAGGTATGAAAAtcgtaaaactaaaaatattttagctgTGTTTTTGACCGTGCACTTTATATTAAAACACATTTCTCAACTATCAATTCAAGTACTAAGTAGTTGAGGTGTGTTTTAATACATAGACAGTGATAGTTCAGATAGGAACAAAAAACAACTGATTACTGATAGTTATAATGTGAAACTCGTGAAAAGTGATAATTCAGATATATTATTTTGCAGATAATTTTATTCCTATTGGCTACTGGTGCTGCTGGTGGATTAGGATTGACAGTGGAATATAACAGAATTAAGGACAATGATGAGACTacccaaaatatacaaaattttatcaACATAGCAAATGCTTCTGCTAGTGTGCTTCTTCTTGGATCTATTTCCTCTGCTATTTCCTCTATCATTTCTTCTCTCAATCTTCCAAAGAGATCTTCTTCATAAGTCGCACTATTgttcagactcttcaaaaatattatcgTATTCGTGTTGAATATTTCAAAAACTACGTAATTTTTGGAAGCGCGAACATGTCTAACGATATTTCTGAAGAGTTCGAAGATTATGAACATGCAAATTGCAAAAATTTGGACCATGCTAGCTAATTCAATtcataatatgtttttttttcctttttttgtctttggaattttgtttattgttttcttgttgaaaataaattgatgatAAGTACGACATGAATAAATTGCATGCTTGAGATTGGTAGCATGAAGAATTTAATGTTATCATTGTAATTTTTGTCTCTttgttattttagttattttggggaaatttgtatttttaattcttgaaatataataatgaattttgattttaatttttgtgatacctgataaaatatatttaacattGAATTGATTGTAGTATGTGTTTGTTATCCTTCAATTTGTGAATATTCTTATATTTAACGAAATATGAACTGTTATATCATTTAATTACTCATTCCTTATGTTAAATTTGTATTGTTATCACATATTAGAAGGTAATATAGTTCTAACAATCTAACTATAAGTAATTCCCTATTTAGAAGGACTAATAACACATTTTGATTAATCCAAATTAAATATGCTTAGTAAAATATCACAAAGGATCAAAATCAAAACTTACTAATAATTAGAGGATCAAAAGTGCAATTAGCcccttttttttatgttatccTATGTTCCATCCCTCTCACCCACCTAACCCAACCCACCCAcccccaaacaaaaaaaaacctttCCACCACACCAATAAAagtttaaaagaacaaaaaagaaaaaaaagaacctTTTTTGCCTAAACAACACTCTTTTTATGTTGCTTAATCCTTCATGACATAAAAGGTTCTCTTACATTCATATACTATATAGTATCTATAAAACATTCAATAGCTACACATTTCTCCCTTTCCTTAAACTCCAAAAAAGTCCAATTTTTCCTCCATAATTTTCCACCTCaacacacacacatacaaaGATTCAAAGTTTCTCTAAATTTCAAGAACCTCGTATCTTTTTCATCACGATTTTCTCTTCAAGGACACTCGTCTCTCATCATGAACAACACAATAGGAGATGGCATTGAAGATACTCAAGATCATTACATTGGTGAAAAAAACTTCGAAAATTATGGATATGGCATTGGATTTTCCCTTTTGATCCTTGTTATACTTATACTCATCACCTATTCTTCTTACTTATATATTGGAAAAAGATCAAGTACCAATAATTCCTCTTCACATAATATTGTCAACAACACCACAACCAACACAACTATAGTTGAAAATCAATTGATTTTCATTCAACAAGGTCTTGATGAAACAACTTTGAGAAATTATCCAAAATTACTTTATTCACAAGCTAAGAGTCACAACAAAAGggattttttaatttcttctggTTGTTCAATTTGTTTGGTTGATTATAAAGACAATGATAAACTTAGACTTTTGCCTGATTGTCACCATATTTTTCATGTCAAATGTATTGACCCTTGGCTTAGACTTCACCCTACTTGTCCAAATTGTAGAAGTTCTCCTTTTCCATCTCCTTTACCTACTCCTTTGGCTGAGGTGGTTCCTTTGGCAACAACAAGGCAAAGTTGATGAGGGAAAAGATTTACTCGCACCTGATGTGGATGTGTATCAGATTCTTCAAAATCGATGTAATTTTTGAACAATCTGATACGAGTGTGACAACATTTCTCCGGGGTCATCCAATCAACATAGATGTTTTGCAcattaagttattattatttaaccATGGCCATCACACAAACATGGTATAATGTAAATATCAAGTGTGAGTAAGTATTTTTCAAGTTGAGTCCATCaccattcttttttttcttttcttttaacaaGTCCATTACCATATTTGGTGTTTTTTTCCTACTCttgtttttctcttcttttttttttctctttttggccttttttcttttcttattctGGTATGTAAATGATCCACATATATTATTGTAAGTTGTACATGTTAGGTTGCTTAATTGGTATATATTGATGAAGTCCTACAAAAGGGAATTTTGCACAATCCaaaatctttcattttcttcaatctTAATGATTTATTTCTTGTTTATAGAACCGTATGAACATATGTACAGAATTTTATCTCAAGCAAGCACAATATTGCGGAAAAATATTATCCGAATTAATCTCGATGCTTACACCAAACAAATAAATGCATTACATTTgtctttatataaaatttaattaagcACTTAACTACAGTtaataataagtatttttttagtcTAAATTTATCGCTTAATTATGGGTagcaatgatttttttaaaatataagaaaaaaaactgCATTCTTGTTGCACTTGTCGTTTGAACTAACATCTAATTTTGAATGTCTCAATTGATAATAGTTTTTGCAAATCGAGTtataatctaattttttttaacgacTCAATAATTTGGAAATATGGGTAGGTTCTAAAAACTCTGAACTGACTTTCTTCAAACAACAACTACAGCATATCCAATGTATTCCCACAAGTCGAGTCTAAGATGGTAAGATATACACGAACCTTATCCCTACCTTTGTAGGGTAGATAGGTTGTTTCTAATACGTGTTCCATTAGATATTGTTTCAAATAACTTGTAATCAAAGGCTGAGTATATGTGCCTAGTACTAACTGCTAAGCAATTCTTAATCGATTAGTTGTTGCATGCATTTAGATTCAAAGAATATATGTTCATTTCTTAAATATTGGTTTAAGGAtcacatattttctatttcCAAATAAGTTTGCTTTTCTTGAAAGagtaatttaaataaatgaTCTGGCAAATATAGTATTCAATGGAGTAAAATATTTGTCCAAACAGAATCTCCTGCCAAATGTCCCGATTATTCTATTAGGTACTTGCTATTGAGTAGCTCCATGCACCATCCATCGGGTAGTGTGCACCACGTCCAGGTAGCTCTGAGCATCAAAATTTAAACTGGTGAGAAGAAATTACACAACGTTAATCTGCAATATTGATTCAGGAATATGTTTTTCATCTCGAAAATAAGTCCTCGATAGAAAGAGAAATACTTAGAGAAACAAACATTTCCTTATTATGTCACAAGTACAGAAAACGAatttatagaaagaaaaaacaaaggcTAACCAGGCTCTCTTACAGCCCCCTACTGATACAACTACAACCACTTTACCAAGAAATGTTGCCCAAAATTGTGACACTTTATGCCAAAAAAGACGATAGGATTACAAGATCTTCACTTCCTGGAGATGCAGATCTACAAAGCgcaagatttaaaaaaaagaaaaaagagaatagCGCAAACCCATAAACCATGGCTGCTGATATATCATCGTAAGGATCCAATGTTGTTGCCAACTGCTTCACTTCCTTCTGTTCTTATTTCTATTAACTTTGACAATCTTTCGACCTGATTTGTCAGGACCATTGCTACCCAATGAGAAACTCCCTCCAGCACCTAAACTGCCTGATGCTGCAAATGGAGATGGATTCTGAACAGCAGCAGCAGCTGCCTGATTCTGCTGGCCACCAAATTGGAATGGATTAGGTGTTGAACCAAACATGAAACCACCAGGAGAGGGCGAGACAGAAGGTTGACCAAAAGCAACAGCAGGGGAAGATGCATGCATAGTGTCCTCGGCCATGCTGTCTTCCATGCTCATCTGGTTATTATTTCCAGGGGATGCAGTAAAAGGAGAAGTAGAGTTCCCAAATATGGCCTGCGTAGACGGATTTGTCAAAGAAGTTGAACCAAATGGAAAGGCTGGTCCACTAGGAGTACTGGGTGCTGATCCAAAGACCGCAGCAGTGGTGGCTGGAGGAGtaaaagatgatgaagatgcTCCAAATGCAAACCCAGTAGGGGTAGCAGAACTAAATGGGGAACTAAAGACAGGAGACTTAGGGGCCTGCCAATTGGAACCTAAAATTCCAGCAGCACTGGAAGTTTGTGGAGAGGCAGAACTGGCACCAAAAGCAAATGGACTAGGACTGACTGTGCTGGTGGCATTGACAGCATTTGTTGACGAAACTGAAGAGCTAGCACCAAAACTAAATACGCTGGGGGCAGCACTAGTGGAGGTGCTGACAGTATTTGTTGACAGAACGGAAGAACTAGCACCAAAATTAAATATGCCAGCGGTAGCACTGGTAGAGATGCTGACAGTATTTGTTGAGCAAGCCGAAGAGTTGCCACCAAAACTAAACACGCCAGGAGTAGCATTGGTGGAGGTGCTGACAGTATTGGTTGAAGAAGCTGAAGAACCACCACCAAAACTAAATATTCCAGGAGCAGCACTATTAGACATGCTGACATTGTTCAATGAGGAAGCTGAAGAACTACCACCAAAATTAAATGTGCTAGGACTAGGGCGGGTAGAGGTGTCGACGGCATTTGCCGAGGAAGATGAAGATTTATTACCAAAACTAAATATAGCAGAAGTAGCATTGCTGGAAGTGGCAAGTGCAGCGGTGGCTGCATGAACTGCCGGACTAGCACCAAAAGTGAACGCCAGCTGAGTTGTCCCACTGCTAGGTCCGACTGAACTGCTCATCGTAGATGAGGTTGAAGAACTTGCCCCAAAACTAAAATTTCCAAAAGCAGCAGCGCTGGAGCCAACGGGGTTGCTATCTGAAGCAGCAGCAGAAACTATACCAGTATTACTTGAAGCAGAACCGACAGAGGAGAAAGATGTCATTCCGGAATTGCCCACTTCTGGTGATGTAGTAGATGATCCAAAATGAGCAGGAACACTCTGTGTGACTCTGGTATTGTCTGATCCAGTGAGAGAAGTTTGTGCACTAACAAGTGACTGAGCTCCAGTGCTGAAAACAGAACTCTGAGACTGGACACTAGCTGTAGTAACTGTGGACATTCCTGATGAACTAAAACCAAAAATACTATTTCCAGGACTTGTAGATGCAAATGATGAGCCCGCAAAAGGTGAATTGCTACTCAAGTTGTCAGAATTAGCTGCTTTGGTTTTCAGGTCTGCATCGTCTGCAGTGGAAGCTGTTGATAGCGTTGACACCATTGGTGGAACTTCAGAGGGACCAGATTTGATAAGAGGTTCAGTTGATACTGAAGATGCTGCAGCAAAACCAAACAGACCACCACCAACAGCAGCTGAAATGCTTGTGGAATGGGCAACCTCACTTGAACTGTAAGATTGAACATCCTTGGGGGAATTACTTGATGCCAAGAGAGAAGTGGCTGAGATAGCAGGACTAGGTGTGAACTGTCCATTACTGAAGCTAGAAGTGCTTGATGGAGCAGCAAATAAAACTGAAGGTGATAAACCAGATGATAAAGGTTCTAATTTCCCATTGCTTTTCCCATCCTTCTGTGAGTTATCTGACTCAAGGAGCTCCGATGAAGCACCAGCCAGGCCAAAAGCAGGGTTGGATAAACTGCAGATAAAGAGGAAAAATTTGATAACTGCCTTCAATTAGTACCAGAAGGGTGCATAAAACTCAAAAGGACTTCACACTAATTTCCTTCACTTAATTTTTCTACAGAAGGCTGAAtagcatcttcaagttcttcattATTTGTTCTCAGCTTAAAGTCTTCTTTGCCACTCCtcaacaaataaaattcaactACTAGACTTCTTTTAACAAGTGATAGACCTTGCAATCTAACGGTCATACTTGACAGTAATTACCAGTAATATTTAGTTTCTCCTAGGTTTTCATCAATCGCATCAAAAGAATCTCTAGAGTGGAGGGGAGTGTTAGTAAGAAGAGCTTAAGATTTTACACAGCAAGATACGTGGAACCCCAAGTGTCTACAATTTTGAAGgttaaaagaacaaaacaaaaatatcacAAGATTTCTTCTGACAGTAACTACTTTTGTGTTACTTTCTCCTAGGTTTTAATCAAtcacatcaaaaagaatttcTAGAGTGTGGTGGAGTGCAAGTCACAAGAGCTTAAGATGTTCACATTGTGCAAAATATCTGGAACCCCAAGTGCCTACATTTTGACGgttaaaagaacaaaacaaaaactatCATGACAATTCTAGACTTGCTAGCTTTGTATCTGCTATCATTATCATTAGACAAATGCATTGTAGAACATGGTGACAAAAgtaataacaattaaaaacataTCCTTGGAATTTGATAAAGTAGGAACTAACCTGCTTGAGCCTTCTGGTTTTAACCCTGAGAGAGGGAATGATGATGAAAATAGAAGAGCTGGGACCTTGTCACCACTCGACTCCTTTGATTTGTTTGACCCAAATGATGGTGGGACAACCTCCGGTGACAGGGGATCAGAACTGGGCAGGAAACTGGGGCTGCTGACGCTGATAAGAGCAGCATCAGGAACCTTCATATCCTTTCTTTTGTTCAAAATCCCCAGGTTAGCATTTGTTTCAGAAAGAGCAGCAGGTTTGTTCAGGGCTTCATCAGTAGACAGAGACTTCTTTTCAGCACCAGATATACCCATCTTATCTCTTCCTTCAGCCAATTGAGAGGCAGACTTGTCAAAGTTTATATCCTCATCCATCTCAAACGAGTCCTGTGAAGACGAGAATAACAGTTAAACAAAATGACTATGAACTAAATTGGTTATTGTCAGCAACTCCCCAAACTTAcaaaagaatcttgacaaaGACACCGatgaataaaactaaaaaagtaAATAGTCCAAAATTTAGATGGGTAATGGTCATGAAGCACTAGTATtcccttcattttattttatgcgACTATATTTGATTGCAAAGAAGGTAAGATGTTAATTAGACTTATATAACATGTCAGTGACAATGAAAGAGAACACTAATAAGGAATTGGTCTACATAGAAATCATCATTGCACCACCACAAATGAAATAGAAGGAATCGGTCTAAAGAGAAATCACCATTGCACAGCCACAAATTGTCTGAAAAGTGCAATACAAAAGAGCAAGATGTTCGCAAGTATCCAGAAGATGCACTGACAAGGCCCAAATTTGTTGTAACACAGTAGGACTCCAATTCAAAGCTAGTAAAGATAGTCAAAGACCACAAATAAGTTGAAAAAAAGGGAATGAACCTCAAGTGCACTCATCCTAAAAGCATGCTTCTTCTGAGGTGGAACTGAAGACTTCTTATCCAGTGAATCAGCTGTTTCCACACCTGGTTGAGCATGTTGAGCATCTTCAAATGAATTCTTTTCATTATTCTTTGCTACAACAGTTGGCCTGTTAATAGATTCATTTTGCCGATGTTGTTCTATTTTGCCTTGCTTCTGCAAACTAGAATCATGGCCATTGGTTGGAATAACCTTAGACCAATTTTCCAACTTATGGCTGTCTTGTGCACTCTGTAGCAGCTTGGGAGAATCCAAAGACTCCAAGCTTTTAAGAGCTTGTCCGCGAAGCATGTTTGGTGACAATTTCTTGGGTGTTTTATCACTCCCTGCAGCTAGTCTTGATTCTGATGACTTCTCCTTTGGGGTCAGATTTTCAAGATGCTCCAATATCTTTGCAGCTGTCTCACTGGGCTTGGGAGGGATGTGAACATACCTTGTAGGCACATCAGCAGCAGCAGAAGCAACTCCTCCAGGACTAGGACGTGAAATTCCATGTGACAGGAGATTTGGTTTCTGTCGAGTCCTGCGAATGGGGCCAACAGAGCCGATATCATCTTCCAGATCAGAACTTCTCCGTTTGAGGGGCTGAAAGAGGAAAAAACTGAAATTCACTCACAGATGGCAATACAAGTAAAGAATGCAAATCAGTTCAATACCACAGTGATTTGTAAATAATACCTGTTTAGAGCCAAAATATCCATCATGCTCCAAGACTGACTCAGATAAAGAAGGCCCGCTATAAGCATTATGTGTGGAGCTACTTGCCTGATAGAGGACCaaagttaaacaaaaaattctaagaaattaaataatttccAACACTTAAAGTACGCAGAAAAGCATACGCACCATTTGACCATCAGTTTGACGAAGTCTGGAGTACGGTGTGCGAGCCATGTGGTATATTGCAGATCTTCCACGAGACCTTGGAGGGGTAAATCCATTTACTCGAACCCCAATAAGACCAGCAGTCTTTGTAGTCACTGATGTAATAGGCAAATTTTGGGAATATGCTACATTTTTTAGCTCTGGTGAATCTACTCTCACACTAGCCTTTGATGGCCTAGTGTCCATGTAAGCTTTTGCAAGTTCAGCAGCCGATGCAACATTCCCTTTAGGGGCCTGGAACCATCAACACATTTATGTCAGAAACTGACCCAATATTTACATACTTGCAACAAAGCTAATATGTCGGGTACCCAAACAAGGCATCCATCTTACTCTTGAACTTGTGACAGGGGTAGCAACAGCACCCTTATCATTCCCAGCAGGGGTATCTACAGTTTTGGAGCGCAAAAGTTCTGTCAAGTGGTCAATTTCATCTCTGCACCCACCAAATCTCATATTAGTAAACACTAAACACCATATGTCACCTTGAAACCAAATATCAATGTACTatttaattcttcttcttcgtcttttGGGTAAGTCCTGCCTGGAAAAGTCAATTCAACTGAACCAGATTTCTAACTTCATTGGTTCCTATAAGAACGTTAGTCTCCCATACATTGACTAAAAGTACCTAATAAGGATGATCAAGGGGTTAGCTCTATAAAGTAGTGGCTACGACAAAAAAGGATGCTACAAAACCAGCGCGTATCTTTAACTAACCCTTCATCCAGAAACAGACGAACTCAATTGAGGCCAACATCAAGAACATAACATTCAGACAGATTACATTAGAGTTCAAAAGAAATTGTTTAATCTAAATGAAAAAATAGCAATTCACTTCTTGATGGACGATTTCACACAATACATGTGTTGGTGGTGGTGGGAGGAAGCAGGTACAATGAAATTAAACGAGGTACGCGCAAACTGGCCCGGACACCATGGTTATTAAGaaaagagtaatttttttatgacaagaaaAGATTACTTTACGAGGAACAAAAACGTATAACAAgtaaaaaaagacatttttgatgATCAAGAAATGAGTTGTTTACAGCTTCGAAATTCAACTGTATAATTGGCCAGCAAATCTACCCTTCTTCACTTAAACCAAAACCAAGAAGGATTTGAATCTGTAACAAGTGCCCACCACACATCGCTTGTTAATACCTTTACGATTGACCCAAAGTCTGAGGCAACAGCAAGATCAAATTTCTGGCTTCCAGTTTTCTATAGTTCATCGATATGAAAATGCACATCAGAATATAATGACAGTATTAACCACTGATAGAGCATGTACCAGTGGCAGTGAATTTACATTTGATAAACATGTAGAGCCACCGAAACCTGAAATAAGAGATAAAGCAGACACAATTCTAACAACTGCTACGTTATCACAACGCTTACCTGCTGAATGTCTTTTGTTTCAACAGTTGCTCAAGCTCTGAGAATGCACTGTCCTCAGAGCTGCATGCAGCATTGCGAACTTCATGTCCAGTGGCTACTACTGCTCCAGCATGATCCTTCATCAAGAGGAAGAATTGTTCATCAAAATAAGTATATTCCtaaggaaaggaaaaaaagtggTTGTTTCTTGGAAGATGGACAATTCATGTGATGAAAACACGTGAAAAGTAAAATACATAAGCACCAGATTTCAGAAGTTCTGAGCACAAGAATTATGCATAGTAAACTTACTTTAAGACAAGACTCCTGCTGCACATCCTTTGATTCTTGTCTTGCTTCTGCTTATATGAAAAAGGAAACCAGGTCTTAACTAAAGTCTGACATAAAAgttaatgaaaaagaagaagcaaatgAAGTTCATAGCAAGATGTTCAGCTAATAAATGTCAGAAAATGACTTAAGAGCAAAATTAGGTGGAGTTAGTATATGAATCAGTTGTCTTCACTTTGCTCTATTGGCCCAACACACACCTAGGAAAgcacatctttttcttttttaaggaAAAGAAGATAGCAGACATCTCTTTAGTCTTACTTAACACAGtagaaaattacattttttgaAAACCCAAATGTAACACAACAGAATAACAAACAATTCAGAGCACACACCAATTTACACACGAATAGATCATAAAGAAAAGTGTATGCAGCATAGGACAAACTTTTTTACAGCAATTTTTCTAAATTCATCAAAGGGCGACAAAAGGCAAGCTTTCCAACTAGATATACCAACTGAAAAAAGACAAGCTTTCCAAGTTTGTGTTTTGAGTCTTTGAGACTAAATGAAAATCATCAAAAGCATTCTGCTTTCTGGACACACAACTACTACTACTTATCACCTCATTTCTAAGCATTGATATATCAACCAAATTTGATGCAATAGCATTCTGTTATTTAACAAGACAAACTTAACAACCAGTACTATAATAGCTCCATCCCAAACTAGTTGTAATTCATTATACAAATCTATTTAATATAGATCACACTCTATCGAGCTCcccaaagaaagaaaattacaaCTTTTGACTAAACAAATGTAATGCTGCTACGGAACAAACAGCAAATTCAGAGCAAACTCCAAACAATTCAAATAAGCATAGTCCAATACAGAAATGTGTAAATCAGAACCTGGAGGAGGTGGTAATGGCATCGGAGGTAGTGGCAATGGCGTCGGAGCAGGGGTAAGACGTTTTTGGAAGATCGAAGAAAAGAACCGTCGAGCACCGGAAGTGATGAGCTTCGTGGCAGGATCGACAACGAGCTTTGTGAGCCAACTAGGGTTCCGGAGGGCAGTCGGTGGTCGATCGTAAGGAGTAGTTTGGTTCTTACGGAACGGTCGTCTCCGGAACTTTCCTCCAGCTCCTCCGCCTTCGTAGGCTGAGGAACTCGCCGTTCTGCCGTCTCCCGCCGCCGCCATTTATTCAAAACCACCGAGAGAAAAAGACGAgggaaaaaaatggaatttgagggggaaattagggttttattttCGTGGATGGACACGGAAATCGAGAAAAATATCGGCGAATTGACATTGGCGGGCGTGGCGGTAAATAAATGATTTGCTGTCTTGCCCTTTTATTTTTTGGCAAGTAGGATAAAACTTTGATATTCGattcgatattttaaaatttgattaattaattgatgattaaaagtaaatattaaaCTTTTAAAGATTGATTCGATATAACTTTTAGAGtgatgaattaaattttaatacaataatttgGTAATAATTACataaccaaatatatatattgacaaaatgtatttataatttgtttaatattAAACATGTTTGTTTTTAAAGAAATCAGGTATAAAAGttagatatttattttgaagTCTTAA
The DNA window shown above is from Solanum stenotomum isolate F172 chromosome 6, ASM1918654v1, whole genome shotgun sequence and carries:
- the LOC125866868 gene encoding RING-H2 finger protein ATL70-like, with amino-acid sequence MNNTIGDGIEDTQDHYIGEKNFENYGYGIGFSLLILVILILITYSSYLYIGKRSSTNNSSSHNIVNNTTTNTTIVENQLIFIQQGLDETTLRNYPKLLYSQAKSHNKRDFLISSGCSICLVDYKDNDKLRLLPDCHHIFHVKCIDPWLRLHPTCPNCRSSPFPSPLPTPLAEVVPLATTRQS
- the LOC125868991 gene encoding CASP-like protein PIMP1, producing the protein MATNSFDTFNIYGLPIKVDSTDIHVYRYMIAADVIGMAYTSLLIVLIFFHVKSGSPIDGGLAYFEFYGDKIILFLLATGAAGGLGLTVEYNRIKDNDETTQNIQNFINIANASASVLLLGSISSAISSIISSLNLPKRSSS